Below is a genomic region from Microbacterium esteraromaticum.
ACGCTGGATCCGCTCGCCGCACTCGGGACAGTGCGGGATGCCGATGCGCGCCCACAGCAGGCGCATGTAATCGTGGATCTCGGTGATCGTGCCGACCGTGGAGCGCGGGTTGCGGTTGGTCGACTTCTGGTCGATCGAGACCGCGGGGCTGAGGCCCTCGATGAAATCCACGTCGGGTCGGTCGACCTGGCCGAGGAACTGCCGGGCGTACGCGCTCAGCGATTCGACGTAGCGTCGCTGCCCCTCGGCGAAGATGGTGTCGAACGCGAGACTCGACTTCCCCGACCCGGACAGTCCGGTGAAGACGACCAGCGAGTCCCGCGGGATGTCGATGTCGACGTTCTTCAGATTGTGCACGCGGGCACCGCGGACACTCAGTTTTGCGGAGGAGGCGACAGGAACGATGGGCACCGTCCAAGTCTAGGAGCGGCCACCGACACTGGGCTCCGCATCAGCCGAGGGCGAACGCCTCGCGGCCCTCGGGAACGCCGCCAGACGGCTCGGTCCGAGCATCAGCCGCGCCCCGAGCGTGAGCGCGAACACGGCCGCCGCACCCGCGATCACCGCGAGCGGAAACGAGCCCCGCGACGGGATCGCCCCGATGGCGAGCACGACCACCTGGCCGACCGCCTGCATCCACGCGAAGCGCACGGCCGTCGGCCGCAGCGCCCTGAGCGACACTCGGGCGGTCGCGGGGACGACGAGCGAGAGCGCGCCGAGCACGTGCAGCGCGTGCACCGCGGCCACCACGAGCGCCGCGCGGCCCCCGTCCGGCCCTGGCACGATGAGCAGCCCCACCAGCACCGCCGCGGCCATCCACGCCCCGGCGTAGACAGGCGTCACCGCCCCGAACACGGCGAGGACACCCACCACCGCCAACCACACGGGAGTCGCGCCGAGCAGGGTCGCCGCCGCCACCGCGACGAGCACGACGAGCACCCGCAGCAGCAGCCCAGGCGCGCTCAGCCCGATGCGCAGCGTCTCGTCACGCCTCATCGGATCACCCCGACCGCCTGTGCGCGCACCCGCGACAGCGCCGTCCAGACCGCACTGCGGTCCGCGTCCCAGCGCACCACTTCCACGCCGGACTCCTCCAGTCCTCGCAGCATGTCGTGACGCTCGGCGAGCAGCACCTGCAACGCGAGCATGCGCTCCATGCTCAGCCTGGCGCGATCGAGTTCCGGAAGCACGTCGACGGCGATCACGCGGTGCCCGCCGGCTCTCCACCGCAGCGCGATCTCGGCGGCGGCGCCGTCGAAGAAGACAGACAGCACGTGGATGATCGAGCCGTGCGGCACCGGCGGCGTGCGGCGGAACCTCGAGTCGTCGCCGGCCCGTCCGCTCGCCGCGATCTCGGCGACCACCCGTGCGAGGTGCCTGCGCCCGCCGCCGCTGCGCACCGAGCGCCCGGAGAGGGCGAGTGTGTGGAAGGCCACGCGATCGCCTTGCGCGACCGTCGCCTCGGCGATCGCCCTTGCTGCACTGCGTGCGTGATCGAGGGAGGTCGCTCCGCTGCGCCTCAGATCGGTCGTGCCCCACGTCGACACCATGGCGCCCAGGTCGTCGGCGGTGTCCATCACGATCACGGCGGATGCGTCGCTCAGGGCGTTCGTCCTCCGGATCAGCAGCTCCCCCGGCCTGCGCGCAGCCCGCGCGGTCGCCTTCCAGTCGACCCGGCGCAGCTCGTCCCCGGGAGCGAAGGGGTGGATGTCGCGGAAGTCACCGCCCTGGCCGGGCCTGGTGCCCTCGTGCGAGCCGTGCAGCCCCGTCAGGCGCGGAGCCAGAGGCATCCGGGGCAGTCGCGGGGCAGCGGGCGGCACGGCGTGCACGGCCACGATGCCCGCGCTCGGCCGGCCGAGCTGGGCTCCGTCCACCTGCATCCCGCGTGCCGCGACCTCGACCGAGCGCAGCGGGCCCGAATGCAGTGCGCGGCTGGCGGCGCGCAGCCGGGCGCCCCCGGCGACGACGACCCGCCGACGCCGACGATCGGCCTGGATGATCGAGACGTCGACGAGCTCGGTGCCGTCGCCGACGAGGATGTCGTCGTGGACCCAGCCCTCGTCGCCGCTGCTGCGCTTCTCGATCTCGATGTCCACGTCGACTCCGCTGACGCTCAGAGCGTGAGCCGCCCACAGAGCGAGCGGGACGCCGATCGCGATGACATCCGGCCGGGCGAGCACGAGCCCCGCGATCAGTGCTGCGAGCGCGCCCACGACCGCGAACAGCAGCGCCGGGCTGGGGCGCGACGGTGCATCGGTCGACATCCCTCAGGCCCTGGCTGCGGCGACGCTGGGCGGGACGGGCACTGAGCCGACCACGGCGCGCACCAGCTCGGCGGGGTCGACGCCCTGCGCCCACGCCTGGGGCGTCAGGGTGAGCCGATGCGCGAGCGCCGGCACGGCGACGCGCTTGATGTCGTCCGGGCGCACGAAGTCCCGCCCGTCGAGCGCCGCCAGCGCCCTGCCGACCAGCAGCAGGGTCTGCGAGCCGCGCGGGGAGGCGCCGACGGCGACATGCTGCGCCTGCCGCGTGGCTGCGGCCAGCGCGACGCAGTACGCTGCCACATCGGGATCGACGTGGATCTGCTCGACGGCGTGCTGCACCGCGGCGAGCTCGCCCGGTGCCAGCACCGCGGGCACCTCGGCCGCTTCCCGACGGCGGCGCACCCGAGCCAGCAGGATCGCGGTCTCGCCGGCGTGGTCAGGGTATCCGACCGAGAGCCGCACCATGAACCTGTCGAGCTGTGCCTCGGGAAGCGCGTACGTGCCCTCATACTCGATCGGGTTCGCCGTCGCGATCACATGGAACGGCGCCTCCAGCGCGAAACTGTTCCCCTCGACGGTCACCTGCCGCTCCGCCATCGCCTCGAGCATCGCGGACTGCGTCTTCGGGGTGGTGCGATTGATCTCGTCGGCGAGCAGCAGTCCCGTGAAGATCGGCCCGCGACGGAAGACGAACTCGCCGGTGTCAGGTGCGTAGACGTATGATCCGGTCACATCACCAGGCAGCATGTCCGGCGTGCACTGCAGACGCCGGAACGAGAGCCCGAGCGCCGATGCCAGGCTGCGGGCGGCCACGGTCTTGCCGAGGCCGGGTACATCCTCGAAGAGCACATGACCGCCAGCCAGGATGGTCGCGAGCGCGATCTCGAGCGGCCCGTCCATCCCCACCACGACTGTGGCGACGGCGGCGCGGATGCGGCGCCCGGTCTCGGCGATGTCCTCGACGTTCATGCTGTCCTCTCCTTCTGAGATGGTCCGGTCGGGCGCACGGACGCGTCTGACCCGCCCGGCGACGCGGTGCTCGACGTGATGCCCTCCAGCCGCTCGGCCGCGTCGAGCCCGTCGCGGATGTCGCGGATCGTCGTGCGACGCCCGGTCAGTCGTCTCCAGAGGCCGGCCCCCAGAAGGCGATCGACGTCGGCGGCCTGCGACACGTCGTCGACATCGATTCCGAGTCGGCTGAGCCGGCGTCGGAGCGTCGCCCGCACCCGGCGCGTGACCGCCTCGTTCACGGTGTCGTTGCGGGCGTCGATCGCCCACGCGAGTCGCGACACCTCCGAGCCGACGTAGCGCTGGTCGGCAGGTCGTCCCGGCGCGTCGAGTCGCGGGTCCTCCGGCATCCGGATGCCCAGCAGCAGCGCCACGCCGGCCGCGAGGATCCCCCATGCCCATGCGAACGGGCTCTGCACCCCGAGCGCGTGGAGGGCCGCGACGGCGATGGCGCCGACCACCGTGGGGAGCACTGCGCGACGAAGGCCCTTCATCGCCACCCCCGCTCGATCGCGGCGAGCGCCCGCTCGGCTTCGCGCCGCATCCGCTCGTCGGCCGGCGTGCTGCCGAAGCGCACCTGCTCATACAGACGCAGCAGGATGCGCGCCGGTTCGTCGATCCCCGGCCGTCTCGTCAGGATGCGCACAGTGAACTCCGCCGGCGTCTCGGAGCGGCCTCGTCCCGCGCCCGCGTCGGATGCCGTCTCCTCGAGGCCGAGCCAGGCCGTGACGATCGCATCGCCCGGGTCGCGATGCGCCGCGATGCTGGACAGCGCCACGGCGATGCCGCGCTGCACTGCGGTCGCATCCAGCGGCTCCTCTGGCGACGGGGCCGTGGCCGTCTCGACCTCTGTCTCCGCCGCCTCCGGCAGCGCCCTCATCCGATCGCGAAGGGCGGCGAGCAGCCGTCTCGCCAGCCGAATGATGGCGATGAGCACCAGCGTGACCGCGACCGCGAGCAGCACGATCCCGATGATCATCAAGACCAGGTTCGGCTCCTGAGGCTCAGCCGGGGGCGGAGACGGCTCGAACGTCGGGGTCTGCAGCGCCTTCTGCCCCTCGCGCGGCGCAGCTTCGCTGTCGACGGCGGAGAACGTGGGAAGACCGGCAAGAGCGGCGGCGGCGATCGCCACGACGAACAGACCGAGGGCGGCGACCTGGGCGATCGCGGAGCGGCCGGACGACCTGGGCGATCGCCCCCGCCGTCCCTGCTCCGTGCTGACCGTCATGTCCGTCAGCCTAGGGTGCTCCCGCGCGGACCGCGGATGCCTGTGGAGAACCCTCTCAATCGGTCGCCGTCGAACGACCGGCGAAGGGCTTGAGCGCATCGCGCAGCGAGGCCACCTCTTCGATGCCCGTGCCCACTGCAGCCATCACAGCGTGCGGGACGTCGACGGCCCTTGCCCGCAGGGCCCTGCCCTCGTCGGTCAGGGTGATGTCGAGCCGGCGTTCGTCGACGGCGCTGCGGGTGCGCTCGACGAGTCCGTCCTTCTCGAGCCGCTTGACGAGTGGCGAGGCGCTGGCGGGCTCGAGGGCGAGCTCGGCGGCGAGATCGGTGAGCGAACGCGGCGAGCGCTCCCAGAGGGCGAGCATCACGAGGTACTGCGGGTGGGTCAGCCCGAGGGGCTCGAGGATCGGACGATAGACGGCGACCACATTGCGA
It encodes:
- a CDS encoding DUF58 domain-containing protein, translated to MSTDAPSRPSPALLFAVVGALAALIAGLVLARPDVIAIGVPLALWAAHALSVSGVDVDIEIEKRSSGDEGWVHDDILVGDGTELVDVSIIQADRRRRRVVVAGGARLRAASRALHSGPLRSVEVAARGMQVDGAQLGRPSAGIVAVHAVPPAAPRLPRMPLAPRLTGLHGSHEGTRPGQGGDFRDIHPFAPGDELRRVDWKATARAARRPGELLIRRTNALSDASAVIVMDTADDLGAMVSTWGTTDLRRSGATSLDHARSAARAIAEATVAQGDRVAFHTLALSGRSVRSGGGRRHLARVVAEIAASGRAGDDSRFRRTPPVPHGSIIHVLSVFFDGAAAEIALRWRAGGHRVIAVDVLPELDRARLSMERMLALQVLLAERHDMLRGLEESGVEVVRWDADRSAVWTALSRVRAQAVGVIR
- a CDS encoding AAA family ATPase, producing the protein MNVEDIAETGRRIRAAVATVVVGMDGPLEIALATILAGGHVLFEDVPGLGKTVAARSLASALGLSFRRLQCTPDMLPGDVTGSYVYAPDTGEFVFRRGPIFTGLLLADEINRTTPKTQSAMLEAMAERQVTVEGNSFALEAPFHVIATANPIEYEGTYALPEAQLDRFMVRLSVGYPDHAGETAILLARVRRRREAAEVPAVLAPGELAAVQHAVEQIHVDPDVAAYCVALAAATRQAQHVAVGASPRGSQTLLLVGRALAALDGRDFVRPDDIKRVAVPALAHRLTLTPQAWAQGVDPAELVRAVVGSVPVPPSVAAARA
- a CDS encoding DUF4129 domain-containing protein codes for the protein MTVSTEQGRRGRSPRSSGRSAIAQVAALGLFVVAIAAAALAGLPTFSAVDSEAAPREGQKALQTPTFEPSPPPAEPQEPNLVLMIIGIVLLAVAVTLVLIAIIRLARRLLAALRDRMRALPEAAETEVETATAPSPEEPLDATAVQRGIAVALSSIAAHRDPGDAIVTAWLGLEETASDAGAGRGRSETPAEFTVRILTRRPGIDEPARILLRLYEQVRFGSTPADERMRREAERALAAIERGWR
- a CDS encoding MarR family winged helix-turn-helix transcriptional regulator produces the protein MTSDDDLLRLENQLCFAMVTAARNVVAVYRPILEPLGLTHPQYLVMLALWERSPRSLTDLAAELALEPASASPLVKRLEKDGLVERTRSAVDERRLDITLTDEGRALRARAVDVPHAVMAAVGTGIEEVASLRDALKPFAGRSTATD